In Osmerus mordax isolate fOsmMor3 chromosome 23, fOsmMor3.pri, whole genome shotgun sequence, one DNA window encodes the following:
- the LOC136967937 gene encoding Fc receptor-like protein 5 — protein MYLSSVVCVSVESPKAEVTLHPDLQQIFTGKRLTLRCQIQGGENNIEWRYFFKRDDVDIGSSGSELKIESVEESHRGAYTCVGKDTTMPTATVSISPPAPHYAREIVTLQCDISQHEDWNYIWFINGKEYSGCTSKSCSFTMGHDTVKYSCTLPTATVNILSPPPAPHYPGDTVILQCDMSQHEDWNYYFWFINNQDYKDCTSKTCSMKLDHNNQYSCLGRSGRPQDSQHSAILSIPVTALPKATLTVTPNPVYHGETVSLKCSVESGPAWSYRWYQDRTEIRVEQSGRHRISGDSLTISKVESSDQGQYWCRGVIRSIFSRDSDSISITVKAVPTATLQSHQTDIYTGDRVTLTCAVEGSSGWTFSWYRHTTDSDPVTSAGWSTYSFNPGSVSEGGQFWCRGGRGDPVFYTQYSSPVHINVTARPSAVVTLKPNWSQIFRGESVTLRCDIQGTEDTDWEYEWERPGVSMTRWTEQEYKIIRAEESHSGDYKCRGQRGTDQSEWSSAVKLEVKALPTATVNILSPPPAPLYPGDTVILQCDISENADWNYYFWFINGQEYSGSLPKATLTVTPNPVYHGEKVSLKCSVESGPAWSYRWYKDRTEIRVEKSGRHRISGHSLTISKVEYSDWDQYWCRGEIPSRSISTLQSDSISITVTGTVPTATLQSHQTDIYTGDRVTLTCAVEGSSGWTFSWYRHTTDSDPVTSAGWSTYSFNPGSVSEGGQFWCRGGRGDPVFYTQYSSPIHINVTARPSAVVTLKPNWSQIFRGESVTLRCDIQGTEDTDWEYEWWTPGLSMTRWTEQEYKIISADKSHSGDYKCRGQRGKHQSECSSVVKLGVKDGLQPVLRVSPSWMNPGDSVTLSCEVGDSSTGWSFSFYRAAPSLPDQPYSVELLSDREQTTGNSSTLQLAAPSHTAGYMCRAGRGETVYYSDYSNPQFHWSGDQHSSVSLSVSTNRSQHLVSESVSLSCELKGNSTGWTLKRYTGSELYTVCSSVKGSTTGSTCIIRSLNVGHSGVFWCESGSGEYSNAVNITVHVGPVILESPVHPVTEGDSVTLRCRHKTPPSSPKVDFYKDGNLIRNETTGEMTIPAVSQSDEGLYKCTYSDREESPQSWLLVRGDCCVSPGAVLPSSVGLMAGLVVTSVLLFLLILLLLGWRRFKGEKVDKTSSSSSRSSQSQSTNHVLDGVQIANQNQAPAGNAPLQHGQGVEAGPSDLTYAQIELKKMKKPKRKTGKQAESEEDTIYSKVATGPPSGGAGPSDLTYAQIDLKKMKKPKRKTGKQAESEEDTIYSKVATGPPSGGAGADDVTYAQVDLKGKKAKKSDMLTTREPDAVYSAVRTG, from the exons ATGTACCTG agcagtgttgtgtgtgtttctgtagaaAGTCCGAAGGCTGAGGTGACCCTGCATCCTGACCTGCAGCAGATATTTACAGGAAAGAGACTCACTCTCAGATGTCAGATACAGGGAGGGGAGAACAACATTGAATGGCGGTACTTTTTTAAGAGGGATGATGTAGACATCGGCAGTTCAGGGTCTGAACTCAAGATAGAATCTGTTGAGGAGTCCCACAGAGGTGCATACACCTGTGTTGGTAAAGACACAA CTATGCCCACAGCAACAGTGagcatctctcctcctgctcctcactaCGCTAGAGAAATTGTTACTCTGCAGTGTGACATATCACAGCATGAAGACTGGAACTACATCTGGTTCATAAATGGCAAGGAGTATAGCGGTTGTACCAGTAAAAGCTGCTCCTTCACCATGGGTCATGACACAGTGAAGTACAGCTGta CTCTGCCCACAGCAACAGTgaacatcctctctcctcctcctgctcctcactaTCCTGGAGACACAGTCATTCTGCAGTGTGACATGTCACAGCATGAAGACTGGAACTACTACTTCTGGTTCATAAATAACCAGGACTATAAAGATTGTACCAGTAAAACCTGCTCCATGAAACTGGATCACAACAATCAGTACAGCTGTTTGGGGAGGAGTGGTCGACCCCAGGATTCACAGCATAGTGCGATCTTATCTATACCTGTTACAG CCCTCCCTAAAGCTACTCTGACTGTGACTCCAAACCCTGTCTACCACGGAGAGACAGTCTCTCTGAAGTGTTCAGTGGAGTCTGGTCCTGCCTGGAGCTACAGGTGGTACCAAGACAGAACAGAGATAAGAGTGGAGCAGTCTGGTAGACACAGGATATCTGGAGACTCCCTCACCATCAGTAAAGTAGAATCATCTGATCAGGGTCAATACTGGTGTAGAGGAGTGATACGATCCATATTTTCAAGAGACAGTGATTCCATCAGTATCACAGTGAAAG CTGTGCCAACGGCCACACTTCAGTCGCACCAGACAGACATCTATACAGGTGACAGAGTGACTCTGACCTGCGCTGTGGAAGGTTCCTCTGGGTGGACGTTTTCCTggtacagacacaccacagactcTGACCCTGTGACCTCTGCTGGTTGGTCAACCTACTCTTTCAACCCTGGAAGTGTGTCAGAGGGGGGTCAGTTCTggtgcagaggggggaggggagacccaGTCTTTTACACCCAGTACAGCAGCCCAGTCCATATTAATGTTACTG CGAGGCCCTCTGCTGTTGTGACTCTGAAGCCCAACTGGAGTCAGATATTCAGAGGGGAGAGTGTCACCCTCAGGTGTGACATACAGGGGACAGAGGACACAGACTGGGAGTATGAATGGGAGAGACCTGGGGTGTCCATGACAAGATGGACAGAACAAGAATACAAGATCATCAGGGCTGAGGAGTCTCACAGTGGTGACTACAAGTGTAGAGGTCAACGTGGAACAGACCAATCAGAGTGGAGTTCTGCTGTCAAACTGGAAGTTAAAG CTCTGCCCACAGCAACAGTgaacatcctctctcctcctcctgctcctctctatcCTGGAGACACAGTCATTCTGCAGTGTGACATATCAGAAAATGCAGACTGGAACTACTACTTCTGGTTCATAAATGGCCAGGAGTATAGCGGTT CCCTCCCTAAAGCTACTCTGACTGTGACTCCAAACCCTGTCTACCACGGAGAGAAAGTCTCTCTGAAGTGTTCAGTGGAGTCTGGTCCTGCCTGGAGCTACAGGTGGTACAAAGACAGAACAGAGATCAGAGTGGAGAAGTCTGGTAGACACAGGATATCTGGACATTCCCTCACCATCAGTAAAGTGGAATATTCTGATTGGGATCAATACTGGTGTAGAGGAGAGATACCGTCCAGATCCATATCCACATTACAGAGTGATTCCATCAGTATCACAGTGACAggta CTGTGCCAACGGCCACACTTCAGTCGCACCAGACAGACATCTATACAGGTGACAGAGTGACTCTGACCTGCGCTGTGGAAGGTTCCTCTGGGTGGACGTTTTCCTggtacagacacaccacagactcTGACCCTGTGACCTCTGCTGGTTGGTCAACCTACTCTTTCAACCCTGGAAGTGTGTCAGAGGGGGGTCAGTTCTggtgcagaggggggaggggagacccaGTCTTTTACACCCAGTACAGCAGCCCAATCCATATTAATGTTACTG CGAGGCCCTCTGCTGTTGTGACTCTGAAGCCCAACTGGAGTCAGATATTCAGAGGGGAGAGTGTCACCCTCAGGTGTGACATACAGGGGACAGAGGACACAGACTGGGAGTATGAATGGTGGACACCTGGGCTGTCCATGACAAGATGGACAGAACAGGAATACAAGATCATCAGTGCTGACAAGTCTCACAGTGGTGACTACAAGTGTAGAGGTCAACGTGGAAAACACCAATCAGAGTGTAGTTCTGTTGTCAAACTGGGAGTTAAAG ATGGTCTCCAGCCTGTCCTGAGAGTGTCTCCCTCGTGGATGAATCCTGGAGACTCAGTGACTCTGAGCTGTGAGGTTGGAGACTCATCTACAGGCTGGAGCTTCTCCTTCTACAGAGCTGCTCCCTCTCTACCAGACCAGCCCTACTCTGTAGAGCTCCTCTCTGACCGTGAGCAGACTACAGGGAACTCCTCCACTCTGCAGCTAGCTGCTCCCTCTCACACAGCAGGATATATGTGTagagctgggagaggagagacagtctaCTACTCTGACTACAGTAATCCACAGTTTCACTGGTCTGGAG atCAGCATTCCTCAGTGTCTCTCAGCGTAAGCACTAACAGATCTCAGCACCTCGTGTctgagtctgtctctctgagctgTGAGCTGAAGGGGAACTCTACTGGATGGACACTGAAGAGGTACACAGGCAGTGAGCTGTATACTGTGTGCTCCTCTGTCAAGGGATCAACTACAGGATCCACCTGCATCATCAGGTCCTTAAACGTAGGGCACAGTGGAGTGTTCTGGTGTGAGTCTGGCTCAGGAGAGTACAGTAACGCTGTCAACATCACAGTACATG TTGGCCCTGTGATCCTGGAGAGTCCTGTCCACCCTGTCACTGAGGGAGACTCTGTGACTCTGCGCTGCAGACACAAGACTCCTCCATCAAGCCCCAAGGTAGACTTCTACAAAGATGGTAACCTGATCAGGAATGAGACCACAGGAGAGATGACCATCCCTGCAGTATCCCAGTCAGATGAAGGCCTCTACAAGTGTACATACTCTGACAGGGAAGAATCCCCACAGAGCTGGCTGCTGGTGAGAGGTGA TTGTTGTGTCTCTCCGGGTGCAGTTCTCCCCTCTTCTGTAGGATTGATGGCGGGTCTGGTTGTGACTAGTGTTTTACTGTTTCTCCTCATACTGCTGTTGCTAGGCTGGCGAAGGTTCAAAGGTGAGAAGGTTGATAAAacgtcttcctcctcttccag ATCTTCCCAGTCACAGAGCACCAATCATGTCTTAGATGGTGTCCAGATAGCCAATCAGAACCAAGCTCCTGCTGGAAACGCCCCTCTGCAGCATGGGCAAG GTGTGGAGGCTGGACCAAGTGACCTGACCTACGCCCAGATTGAGCTCAAAAAGATGAAAAAACCCAAGAGAAAGACAG GAAAGCAAGCAGAATCAGAGGAAGACACCATTTATTCCAAGGTGGCCACAGGACCTCCCTCTG GTGGCGCTGGACCAAGTGACCTGACCTACGCCCAGATTGATCTCAAAAAGATGAAAAAACCCAAGAGAAAGACAG GAAAGCAAGCAGAATCAGAGGAAGACACCATTTATTCCAAGGTGGCCACAGGACCTCCCTCTG GTGGCGCTGGAGCAGATGACGTGACCTATGCCCAGGTTGACTTAAAGGGCAAGAAAGCTAAGAAATCAG ACATGTTGACCACCAGGGAGCCGGATGCTGTCTActctgcagtgaggacagggtga
- the si:ch1073-220m6.1 gene encoding uncharacterized protein si:ch1073-220m6.1, with translation MRSGNSCSVFRVFSQEDSCSPHIIRKMNILFCHLIFVIAGLKAQASTKVQYGLKGNTTCLCFTNSLKNITEIKWKVDNKLIVREGKVTKSFIDKFEYNKVNHSLYIRSLKDTDSKIYIVTTTYKNDSEFTNSYKLIVEEAVSMPVVKITPFDFNSSAGTCNMSVNCSVGSNWAAFVCDDDSHDSRCKLSSSTTNVFINISKFNGNVECTGKNNVSIKTLLQSTNYICLGGTTAPVVISHSWPDYWWFLLGGPALTAILVVILIILKCRKSFKKSQETTRPASDEVNDSTMRGQENPSTVQEHAPVVTVGVETEADSTTSVYDIVRDQVNGPAAREPETSIYSTIQKDGSAAVYDVATEPKSHCRLKVRVKASTPDKAGADTIYSTLQAVCPVDDGSVGGDLQQVNCGR, from the exons ATGCGAAGCGGAAACTCGTGTTCAGTCTTCAGGGTTTTCTCACAGGAAGATAGCTGCTCTCCACATATCATACGGAAAATGAACATTCTTTTTTGTCATCTGATCTTTGTCATCGCAG GATTGAAAGCACAGGCCTCTACGAAGGTCCAGTATGGGTTGAAAGGGAACACAACCTGTCTGTGCTTTACAAATTCTCTAAAGAACATTACAGAGATAAAATGGAAAGTCGACAATAAGTTAATTGTTCGTGAGGGCAAAGTAACTAAATCATTCATAGACAAGTTTGAGTACAACAAAGTGAACCACAGTCTGTATATTAGGAGTCTGAAGGACACAGACAGTAAAATCTACATTGTAACTACAACCTATAAAAACGACTCAGAATTCACTAACAGCTATAAACTGATCGTGGAAG AAGCTGTATCCATGCCGGTTGTGAAGATAACACCTTTCGACTTTAATTCATCCGCCGGAACCTGCAACATGTCAGTCAACTGCTCCGTGGGAAGCAACTGGGCTGCCTTTGTCTGCGATGACGACTCACATGATAGTCGGTGCAAGTTATCGTCATCAACCACCAACGTTTTCATCAACATCTCGAAGTTTAACGGGAATGTTGAGTGTACCGGCAAGAACAACGTTAGCATCAAGACGCTCTTACAGTCCACAAATTACATAT GTCTAGGTGGAACTACAGCTCCTGTTGTAATCTCACATTCGTGGCCAGATTATTGGTGGTTTCTATTGGGGGGTCCAGCCCTGACAGCCATTTTAGTGGTGATATTGATTATACTAAAGTGTCGGAAGTCTTTCAAAAAGTCACAG GAAACAACTCGACCTGCGAGTGATGAAGTGAACGATTCAACAATGAGAGGACAGGAAAACCCAAGCACAGTGCAGGAACATGCGCCCGTAGTGACAGTTGGGGTTGAAACCGAAGCAGATTCGACCACGTCTGTCTACGACATTGTTAGAGATCAAGTGAACGGTCCTGCGGCGAGGGAGCCGGAAACTTCCATCTACAGCACCATACAGAAAGACGGGTCAGCGGCGG TCTATGATGTGGCTACAGAGCCTAAAAGTCATTGCAGGCTCAAAGTCAGAGTGAAGGCATCAACACCGGACAAGGCTGGAGCGGACACGATATATTCAACTTTACAAGCCGTCTGCCCAGTGGATGATGGCAGTGTGGGAGGTGATCTGCAACAGGTGAACTGTGGGAGGTGA
- the kcnj10a gene encoding LOW QUALITY PROTEIN: ATP-sensitive inward rectifier potassium channel 10 (The sequence of the model RefSeq protein was modified relative to this genomic sequence to represent the inferred CDS: inserted 3 bases in 2 codons; deleted 1 base in 1 codon), translated as MTSATPPSSQGSSPQKVCHSTTQTDVLKPCWGRPGPGGAGAGLGAAGAXGGVGALRRRRRVLSKDGRSNVRIEHVTGRGALYLRDLXTTFLDMQWRYKLFLFAATFAGTWFLFGVLWYLVALVQGDLLEFDPPSNHTPCVMQVQTLTGAFLFSLESQTTIGYGFRCITEECPAAIILLILQLVITMVMEIFITGTFLAKVARPKKRGETVKFSQHAVVANHDGRPCLMIRVANMRKSLLLGCQVTGKLLQTSLTKEGETVRLDQRNVPFQVDTSTDSPFLILPLTFYHIIDDLSPLRAWATKGGGWTDPDLADFELLVILSATVEPTSATCQVRTSYLPDEILWGYEFPPVVSLSASGKYVADFSFFDKVAKTKTPPFFKQAPPPSPTARSPVRRRGATKEAGGADPEKMRLEESYKERGEERGEERGRERGRVRDSSPLNVRISNV; from the exons ATGACGTcggccacccccccctcctcgcagGGCTCCTCCCCCCAGAAGGTGTGCCACTCTACGACCCAGACGGACGTCCTGAAGCCCTGCTGGGGGCGGCCGGGgcccgggggggcgggggcggggctgggggcggcGGGGGC CGGGGGAGTGGGGGCCCTGAGACGGAGGCGGCGTGTCCTCTCCAAGGACGGGCGGAGCAACGTGCGCATCGAGCACGTGACGGGCCGCGGCGCGCTGTACCTCCGCGACC TGACGACCTTCCTGGACATGCAGTGGCGCTACAAGCTCTTCCTGTTCGCCGCCACATTTGCCGGGACCTGGTTCCTGTTTGGCGTGCTGTGGTAC CTGGTCGCCTTGGTGCAAGGAGACCTACTG gag TTTGACCCCCCCTCCAACCACACCCCCTGCGTGATGCAGGTCCAGACTCTGACCGGGGCCTTCCTCTTCTCGCTCGAGTCGCAGACCACGATTGGCTACGGCTTCCGCTGCATCACCGAGGAGTGTCCCGCCgccatcatcctcctcatcctccagctgGTCATCACCATGGTGATGGAGATCTTCATCACAGGGACCTTCCTCGCCAAG GTGGCTCGCCCTAAGAAGAGGGGTGAGACGGTGAAGTTCAGCCAGCACGCCGTGGTGGCTAATCACGACGGCCGTCCCTGCCTCATGATCCGCGTGGCCAACATGCGCAAGAGCCTTCTGCTGGGCTGCCAG GTGACGGGCAAGCTGCTGCAGACGTCCCTGACCAAGGAGGGGGAGACGGTGCGTCTGGACCAGAGGAACGTGCCCTTCCAGGTGGACACGTCTACAGACAGCCCCTTCCTCATCCTGCCCCTCACCTTCTATCACATCATCGACGACCTCAGCCCTCTGAGGGCCTGGGCcaccaaag gcgGGGGGTGGACTGACCCGGATCTGGCGGACTTTGAGCTGCTGGTGATCCTGAGCGCCACGGTGGAGCCCACCTCAGCCACCTGCCAGGTGCGCACCTCCTACCTGCCCGACGAGATCCTGTGGGGCTACGAGTTCCCCCCCGTGGTCTCCCTCTCCGCCTCGGGGAAGTACGTGGCCGACTTTTCCTTCTTCGACAAGGTGGCCAAGACCAAGACCCCGCCCTTTTTCAAACAGGCCCCGCCCCCGAGCCCCACCGCCCGCTCGCCGGTCCGCCGCAGGGGGGCGACGAAGGAGGCCGGGGGGGCGGACCCTGAGAAGATGCGCCTGGAGGAGAGCtataaggagaggggggaggagaggggggaggagagggggagggagagggggagggtgagggacagcAGTCCTCTCAATGTCCGCATCAGtaatgtgtag